The genomic segment ACCATCTTTTTCATCCCCTCCATCATTGTGTCTCTCCATTTCATATCTGTTCATCAATCCTTTGCTACTACTCCATTCATATTgaccctctttttttctctctcactacatGTCAATTCAGTGCTCACTCCATTTTAGTTTCTAACACCTGATCCTCACTCACCTCAACTCTCCTCACTCCCACCATCCATTTACCTCTTGGATCTCCTGTCATTTCTGCATCTCATCGTTattgctgctctgctgttgAATGctgctttccttctctctcgagcttttcttttttccatgtgtCACAGTCTGGGATCTTGTCTATATTAGGAGCAGCATTTGTAGGATGATTTTATTATATGTCTCGTAACTGCTACATAATTCAATAATCACCACTGCGATGACACAGTTAGAATCTACTTAATGAAGCCACTGTACTGATGAatcctctcctttctccttcttCATTTTCCCCTCCCATCTTTTCTGCTCCCCTCCTCCCTTCTTTACCTCCCCATGCTCTTCCCAGGGTGTTAATGGAGAGGCATTCGAATGACAGCCGGGACAGTGGTCATCACTGGTGGAATTCTAGCTACTGTTATATTACTCCTTATCATTGCAGTACTGTGTTACTGTAGGCTGCAGGTAAGAACTAAGCCACAGATATTACACTTCACATTTagtcacttttaaaatattttatccacaGTGACTTTAACAATCTTGAGTTGCAGTGTGTTACTTTGTCACTGTCAAGGCTGCACAACACTCTAACTCTGCTatactaaaagaaaatgttcatttttctgcagctgtaTTCTGTATTACATACAATTTGATAATAGCTGATTTTGCAAACTCAGAAACCAAAGTATTGGACTGAAATCTTGACCTGATGATGGCTGAAAAGTCAGGGGATCACTAAAGTAATCATTCAGATACTGTTCAGGTCATGAGAGGAACTaaaattttaaagtaatttatcCAATATACAATCAATCTAATAGTTTTAATATATCATTTTGGGCCAAAGTATTAGAAAAGTCATCCACATGATAAACGTTACAATCCACAGAACCAAACATCAGCAGGTGAATATTTTATTCGAGACTACAGCTAACATCTGTGAGGAAGTCTCTATACCTACACTTACAAATTTGAGCTTCAACAAGTGTTATTACATTGATCATTGTGTCACATCGTTGTGTTACAGatttaagtttaatttagtAAGTAATTTAATAAGACGTATAGACAGCTGTGGAAGTGGTAAATAGCTAATTGGAATGtgattagtttttcttttttctacttATGTGCAACATATCTTTCTATTGAAGTATGTTGAAGTCCCTATTTGCTGTTTAGCacctgtaaaatacattttattttgtgttactgCTCCATGACAGATAAGACAaatctccttttttcttctatctcttttccatcttttttaaaatgtacctgTTAATTGGATTCTTTTGCTCCCTACACATGCAAATCCGTCTCTTCTCTCATCTCTGCTCTCCGTGGTCTTTCTCCCTTCTCCTCCCATCAGTATTATTGTTGTAAGAAGGAAGAATCTGAgtcggaggaggaggagccagACTTTGCTGTTACCTCCCGCCTCCCACCTGTGCACTCGAATCACAACATTGTGGCGGCAACGGCCGCCGCCTCCTCCATCCCAAATGGCCCCACTCTTTTCTCCACCCCACCAATGGCCAGGAAACTGACACGTTCACAGACCTTCTGTCCATCCTGTACGCATTACGAGCTGCCTTTCTACCTCCAGCCCCCTCAGCCACAGATTCATCACCAACCAGATGGGCTGAGGAACGGAGGGGATCGAGTCAGCTACCGCAGTGTCCAGCAGCAAGAGCTGGACCTGCCGGTGCCCGTGAACATTTCAAACTACCGCAAGCCAAACCTTGCGCGTTCAGTCACCATGAGGGACATGTTCACACGCAGCTACAGCATCAGCACTGATGTTTAACTGGTTGAGACAGGAGCtttggaaatgtgtgtttaaatggaTTAGGAAGGCTTTGGCTGGACAAGACAAACTCTATTTTTGTTATCTTGCCAAGCTTAGTCCAGTCTTATATGGTCAACTGTAGTTTGTCGCATTTTACTGGTCACTTCTTGCAGAATGGAGGACTCAGATGGCTCTCAGGACAGGTACGATGCTCAGGTCCAGGACCTTAAACTTGGGCCAATATAGAGTTTAAAGTATttacaaatgttaatttttaaataacacttttgttttgaatatttcctttttaacaaTAAGAATGGGATTTGTTTCGCAATTTGATAACATTTGTGTAGCCCTATTTCCTCTGGATTCTTCTACCCATGGGCTGAAGGACAGACCCCGCCATGTCAAAATGACATAATCGGCAGGGATTTTCTCTCTGCCATAGCTGCTACAAacaaatatgattaaaaatCCAGTGTCTCCCTCTCCTATGATGGGATGATCTCCTtccaccaccacccacagaTTACAGAGATTACAGAATATCAATAAACACCAATGGAAAGACTCAAGGAGGAAGGGTGATGTCATGTTTTAGCTGCCACCCTCAAATATTTTGGATAGAGTTAATTTAGGCCATAAGATTTTAAGTTACAAAGGGCTCGCAGAAGATGGAAATCCATGCTTGTTTCCATATCCTTTCAAAGGGGTCTGCAGTTTAATGGGAGGCTGGTTTCCCCGGCGCTTGCTGACATCACAAAgtgtaaataaagtattttacaCTGCAGCAGGGGAAGACCTCTGTGTTCTTGCAGGCAGGGTGAACTAGGTGCCAAAGGTGGCTGGGTTCTTGTACTTGTGCGTGAGCGtgcttgcatgcatgtgtgtgcgtgcgtgtggaAA from the Channa argus isolate prfri chromosome 18, Channa argus male v1.0, whole genome shotgun sequence genome contains:
- the fam163ba gene encoding protein FAM163B encodes the protein MTAGTVVITGGILATVILLLIIAVLCYCRLQYYCCKKEESESEEEEPDFAVTSRLPPVHSNHNIVAATAAASSIPNGPTLFSTPPMARKLTRSQTFCPSCTHYELPFYLQPPQPQIHHQPDGLRNGGDRVSYRSVQQQELDLPVPVNISNYRKPNLARSVTMRDMFTRSYSISTDV